The Caldibacillus debilis DSM 16016 genomic interval GGTAATCCGCATGGTTGTATACGAGGGGCAGGCCCATCTTTTCCATCAGCCGGTAAAACATTTGGGCCGTGGTCCGCTTGAAAAAGGAATCGGTTTCCCGCCGTTTGCGGACCCCGTACACCACATCGTAACCTTCCAAATATTTGATCACAAACTCCTTGATGACGGAGATATCGTCCTGGAGATCGGCGTCGATGGAAATGACGCAGTCGGAATAGCGGGAAGCTTCCTCCAGGCCGGCCATCAACGCCCGTTGGTGGCCGAAATTTCTCGACAGTTTCAGCCCGTTGACCATGCTGTCTTCCGTGTACGCCTTTTTGATCAGATCCCACGTCGAATCCCGGCTTCCGTCATCGACGAACAAAATTTTGCTGTTTCTATCCACATACCCTTCCTTGATTAATCGGGTCACGGTATTTTTCAGCTGCCTGAGCGTAGTCGGAAACACTTCCTCTTCGTTATAGCACGGTACCACGATTGTCAGCGACGGCTGTTTCATCTTGATCCCCCTTGTTTTTACAAAGGAAATAGTTTTCCCTTCCTATTAGACGCCCAAAAACTGGATATTGTTTCAAA includes:
- a CDS encoding glycosyltransferase: MKQPSLTIVVPCYNEEEVFPTTLRQLKNTVTRLIKEGYVDRNSKILFVDDGSRDSTWDLIKKAYTEDSMVNGLKLSRNFGHQRALMAGLEEASRYSDCVISIDADLQDDISVIKEFVIKYLEGYDVVYGVRKRRETDSFFKRTTAQMFYRLMEKMGLPLVYNHADYRLLSRRALNALLQYKEANLFLRGIVPLLGFKSAKVYYDRKERAAGESKYPLPKMLALALDGITSFSVKPIRLITAIGFISSLISFLAAVYVLVQKFSADPVGGWASIMISLWFIGGLLLISIGLIGEYVGKIYEEVKGRPRYILEERLQHFSQEYKRPKQQVGK